The Desulfovibrio sp. genomic interval GCTGTTTATGCCCGAGCCCGGCGACATGTATCCTGACGGATTCGCCACCTCCGTGCGCGTTTCCGGGTTGACGGGCGGGCTGTGCGGACGCTCACGGCCCGGACATTTCGACGGAGTGGCCGTGGTTGTCACCAAGCTCCTCATGCTCTCCATGCCCACCGTTGCGGTTTTTGGCCAAAAGGACTGGCAACAACTGGCCGTGATCCGGCGCATGGTCCGCGACCTGGACATCCCCGTGGCCATCGAAGGACTCCCCATCCACCGGGAGCCGGACGGATTGGCCATGAGCTCGCGCAACATCTATCTTTCGCCAGGGGAGCGGGCCCAGGCTCCGCACATCCACAAGGGGCTGCTCTTGGCCCGCGACATGGTAACCGCAGGCGAACGATCGCCCCATAAAGTCCTGGCGGCCGTGTCCGATTATTTCCGGAAGAACATCCCCGACGCGAGCGTGGACTATATCGAATGCGTCCACCCCGAGACCACTCAGCCCGTGGGCGACGTGAGCGGCCCGGCCCTGCTGGCTGTGGCGGTGCAGTTCCCAAAAGCCAGGCTCATCGACAACATGCTTTTGGGCTAACTGGCTTCACCTCCCGGAAATGACCTGCGGCTGTTTGAGGCTCACAGACTACGAAATGTGTTGTTTATACAATTCCAGCCGCGAATCCGCATGCCGCGGCTTACAAAAACCAGGAGTCGGTGTTTGACAACCCTTCCCGACTTGTGACACATGGCCTAGCGGCCTTTATCGGCCGCAAATCGCATTTGCATCAATCGCCGGATCGGCGAATTTTCTTCCCTGGGAGGAACCTTCATGGTCGCTGCTTCTAAAGGCAAGTATCTCTTCACTTCCGAATCCGTCACCGAGGGACACCCCGACAAGGTCGCGGACCAGATTTCCGACGCCGTCCTGGACGCCATCTTCAAGCAGGATCCCAATGCCCGCGTTGCCTGCGAAACCCTGGTCACCACGGGTCTGGCCTTCATCGCCGGTGAGATCACCACCTCCGCCTTCGCCGATTTCGCCGGCATCGTGCGCGAGACCGTGAAGAACGTAGGCTACAACAGCTCGCAGATGGGTTTCGACTGGGAGACCTGCGCCGTCATTTCCTCCGTGGACAAGCAGTCCGCGGACATCGCCCAGGGCGTTGACCGGACCAAGCCCGAAGAGCAGGGCGCTGGCGACCAGGGCATGATGTTCGGCTTCGCGGTCAACGAGACCGACACCCTCATGCCCGCCCCTGTCTACTACGCCCACAAGCTGTCGCGCCGCCTGGCCTACGTGCGCAAGGAAGGCATCCTCGATTTCCTTCGCCCCGACGGCAAGACCCAGGTCTGCGTCGAGTACGAGGCTGGCAAGCCCATTCGCATCGACAACATCGTGGTTTCCTCTCAGCACGACGAGCATGTGGCCTATGACGACCTTGTGGACTCCATCAAGGCCGAGGTCATTCACAAGGCTCTGCCCGAGAACCTGGTGGACAAAAACACCAAGATCTACATCAACCCCACCGGCCGTTTCGTGATCGGCGGTCCTCTGGGCGACTGCGGCCTGACCGGACGCAAGATCATCCAGGACACCTACGGCGGCATGGGACACCACGGCGGCGGTGCCTTCTCCGGCAAGGACCCCTCCAAAGTGGACCGCTCCGCGGCCTACTTCGCCCGCTATGTGGCCAAGAACGTGGTTGCCTCCGGAGCCGCCCACCGCTGTGAAGTGCAGCTGGCCTACGCCATCGGCGTGGCCGAGCCGGTCTCGGTGCTGGTCAGCTCCGCCGGGACCTCCGATTTCTCGGACGAGGCCCTGACCCAGGCCGTGCGTGCCGTCTTCGACATGCGCCCCTACTTCATCACCAAGCGCCTGGACCTGAAGCGCCCCATCTACGGGCTGACCTCCTGCTACGGCCACTTCGGCCGCGAGCTGCCCGAGTTCACCTGGGAAAAGACCGACGCCGTGGCCGACTTGAAGACCGCGCTGAAGATCTAGTTTATTGCTACAAGCTACCAAAGGGGGGCATTTGCCCCCCTTTTTATTTGTGCACTCAGACTGTTTGGCGCTGACAGCGCTGCCAGATGCGACCCCGTGTTTTCGTCTTCTATTCCCGCGCGCTCTCGACTGATTAAGCATC includes:
- a CDS encoding pantoate--beta-alanine ligase, with amino-acid sequence MQIITSPKEFQSLCWSWRAQAITSSFVPTMGSLHQGHLSLMEWGRSNAQKLAVSIFVNPTQFGPNEDLARYPRDPKGDAAKAEAAGADVLFMPEPGDMYPDGFATSVRVSGLTGGLCGRSRPGHFDGVAVVVTKLLMLSMPTVAVFGQKDWQQLAVIRRMVRDLDIPVAIEGLPIHREPDGLAMSSRNIYLSPGERAQAPHIHKGLLLARDMVTAGERSPHKVLAAVSDYFRKNIPDASVDYIECVHPETTQPVGDVSGPALLAVAVQFPKARLIDNMLLG
- a CDS encoding methionine adenosyltransferase — protein: MVAASKGKYLFTSESVTEGHPDKVADQISDAVLDAIFKQDPNARVACETLVTTGLAFIAGEITTSAFADFAGIVRETVKNVGYNSSQMGFDWETCAVISSVDKQSADIAQGVDRTKPEEQGAGDQGMMFGFAVNETDTLMPAPVYYAHKLSRRLAYVRKEGILDFLRPDGKTQVCVEYEAGKPIRIDNIVVSSQHDEHVAYDDLVDSIKAEVIHKALPENLVDKNTKIYINPTGRFVIGGPLGDCGLTGRKIIQDTYGGMGHHGGGAFSGKDPSKVDRSAAYFARYVAKNVVASGAAHRCEVQLAYAIGVAEPVSVLVSSAGTSDFSDEALTQAVRAVFDMRPYFITKRLDLKRPIYGLTSCYGHFGRELPEFTWEKTDAVADLKTALKI